From the genome of Glycine max cultivar Williams 82 chromosome 2, Glycine_max_v4.0, whole genome shotgun sequence, one region includes:
- the LOC100791923 gene encoding uncharacterized protein produces MCTALERNGMGGCAAIGVEVFMACSGSNVSAELVEDAGWVELQGICCLLVRLQSPATLHHKIESKQVYDSDCNGKVTFHDMLRALRDLSGPFMSDQQREEVLTQVLEEAGYAKDCSLVLSDFMKILGNSGLKMEVEVPVD; encoded by the exons ATGTGCACTGCGCTAGAGAGAAATGGAATGGGAGGTTGTGCTGCGATAGGCGTGGAGGTGTTTATGGCTTGCAGTGGTTCCAACGTGAGTGCTG AGCTTGTTGAGGATGCTGGATGGGTTGAACTTCAAGGAATTTGTTGCCTTCTTGTCCGCCTTCAGTCCCCTGCCACTCTCCACCACAAAATTGAGTCTAAGCAA GTCTATGATTCCGATTGCAATGGAAAAGTAACCTTCCATGACATGCTGAGGGCTTTAAGGGATTTGAGTGGACCCTTCATGTCTGATCAACAGAGAGAG GAAGTTCTGACACAGGTCCTTGAGGAAGCTGGCTATGCAAAGGATTGTTCATTAGTCTTGTCTGACTTCATGAAG ATTCTTGGCAATTCGGGTTTGAAGATGGAAGTAGAGGTTCCGGTGGATTAG